A DNA window from Carnobacterium funditum DSM 5970 contains the following coding sequences:
- a CDS encoding lysophospholipid acyltransferase family protein, with amino-acid sequence MFFRILRRTISFLLLLLNGNAHYQNRAKLPKEGSFILVAPHRTWIDPVYLAIAAKPHEFAFMAKKELFKNPVLSWVIRHAHAFPVDRKNPGPSAIKVPVKILKEGQLNLVIFPTGTRHSSELKGGAATIAKLSGVPIIPAVYQGPLTLTDLIKRKRVTVRFGDAITIDKSTKLTKERLKEIELEIQQSFNRLDYEIDPTYVYKITPE; translated from the coding sequence TTGTTTTTCAGAATATTACGCCGCACAATTAGTTTTTTATTATTGCTTTTAAACGGCAATGCACATTATCAAAACAGAGCAAAATTGCCTAAGGAAGGTTCATTTATATTAGTAGCTCCTCATCGAACTTGGATTGATCCAGTTTATCTTGCTATCGCTGCTAAACCACATGAATTTGCATTTATGGCAAAAAAAGAATTATTTAAGAACCCTGTTTTGTCTTGGGTCATTCGACATGCACATGCTTTTCCAGTCGACCGAAAAAATCCAGGACCGAGTGCAATAAAGGTACCCGTTAAAATTTTAAAAGAGGGCCAGTTAAATTTGGTTATCTTCCCAACTGGAACTAGACATTCTTCTGAATTAAAGGGTGGGGCAGCAACTATCGCTAAATTAAGTGGTGTTCCAATTATACCCGCCGTTTATCAAGGCCCATTAACACTAACTGATTTAATTAAACGAAAGAGAGTAACAGTACGTTTTGGTGATGCTATCACAATAGATAAAAGCACAAAATTAACAAAAGAAAGACTAAAAGAAATTGAATTAGAAATACAGCAATCCTTCAATCGACTAGACTACGAAATTGATCCGACCTATGTTTACAAAATCACTCCGGAATAA
- a CDS encoding YneF family protein, whose translation MNTGLAILLIVVALIAGLVGGFFLAKKYMMDYFKKNPPINEDTLRMLMMQMGQKPSEKKIRQMMASMKVQSEKKNKKK comes from the coding sequence ATGAATACAGGTTTAGCAATTCTTTTAATAGTTGTTGCATTAATTGCCGGTTTAGTTGGTGGATTTTTCCTAGCAAAAAAATATATGATGGATTATTTCAAAAAAAATCCACCTATCAACGAAGATACATTACGTATGTTGATGATGCAAATGGGTCAAAAACCATCTGAAAAGAAAATTAGACAAATGATGGCTTCTATGAAAGTTCAATCAGAAAAAAAAAATAAAAAAAAATAA
- the tkt gene encoding transketolase encodes MFDNTDQLAINTIRTLSMDGVQKANSGHPGLPMGAAPMAYTLWAKHLKVNPKNSKWVNRDRFVLSAGHGSIMLYSLLHLAGYNVSIDDLKNFRQWDSKTPGHPEVHLTDGVEATTGPLGQGIANAVGMAMAETHLAATYNKKDYTIVDHYTYALCGDGDLMEGVSSEAASLAGHLELGKLIMLYDSNDISLDGPTSKAFTENVGQRFEAYNWQHILVKDGNDIEEINAAINAARAETKKPTIIEVKTIIGFGAPNEGTHKVHGAPLGPEGIEAAKKAYGWEGKDFFVPEEVSKRFEEDMINKGANSEKEWHTSFNEYHTAYPELANQFEQAMNNELPKDWDSELPSFSEGDSALASRVTSNQVLTAISKTVPAFWGGSADLSSSNNTMVAGEKDFQPGQYEGRNIWYGVREFAMTAAANGIALHGGSKTYVGTFFVFTDYLRAAVRLAAISKLPVTYVFTHDSVAVGEDGPTHEPVEHLSSLRGMSNLTVLRPADGNEVVAAWKIALTSTDHPTMLVLSRQNLPVLPKTKELAQDNVIKGAYVLSPQDGEVPEGILIATGSEVALAMESQKVLKAAGKDVSVVSMPSFDLFEKQNAAYKESVLPNIVRKRVSIEMGSSFGWERYVGLDGTMIAIDKYGASAPGDKVIKEYGFTVDNIIEKYNEL; translated from the coding sequence GCTAAACATTTAAAAGTGAATCCTAAAAATTCAAAATGGGTGAATCGTGATCGCTTCGTTCTTTCTGCAGGACATGGCTCTATCATGCTTTATAGCTTATTACACCTTGCGGGTTACAATGTTTCAATTGATGACTTGAAAAATTTCCGTCAATGGGATAGCAAAACTCCTGGACATCCAGAAGTACATTTAACAGATGGTGTCGAAGCAACAACAGGTCCATTAGGCCAAGGTATTGCAAATGCAGTAGGTATGGCAATGGCAGAGACACATTTAGCAGCAACTTATAATAAAAAAGATTACACAATTGTGGATCATTACACATATGCATTGTGTGGAGACGGAGATTTAATGGAAGGGGTTTCATCTGAAGCAGCTAGTTTGGCTGGTCATTTAGAGCTTGGGAAACTAATTATGCTTTATGATTCAAATGATATTTCTTTAGATGGACCAACATCGAAAGCATTTACCGAAAATGTTGGGCAACGATTTGAAGCCTACAATTGGCAACATATCTTAGTAAAAGATGGTAATGACATTGAAGAAATCAATGCGGCAATCAATGCTGCAAGAGCTGAAACAAAAAAACCTACTATCATTGAAGTAAAAACAATTATCGGTTTTGGCGCACCAAATGAAGGAACTCATAAAGTCCATGGGGCTCCTTTAGGTCCAGAAGGTATTGAAGCAGCTAAAAAAGCTTACGGATGGGAAGGAAAAGATTTCTTTGTTCCAGAAGAAGTAAGCAAACGTTTTGAAGAAGACATGATTAACAAAGGTGCAAATTCAGAAAAAGAATGGCACACATCGTTTAACGAGTATCATACGGCTTATCCTGAACTAGCAAATCAATTTGAACAAGCAATGAATAATGAACTTCCAAAAGATTGGGATAGTGAGTTGCCAAGTTTTTCAGAGGGAGATTCTGCTTTAGCTTCACGTGTTACCAGCAATCAAGTATTAACAGCTATTTCTAAAACTGTTCCCGCTTTTTGGGGTGGTTCTGCAGATTTATCTTCTTCAAATAATACGATGGTAGCAGGTGAAAAAGATTTCCAACCTGGTCAATATGAAGGAAGAAATATTTGGTATGGTGTGCGTGAATTTGCTATGACAGCTGCAGCAAACGGAATTGCTTTACATGGCGGTTCAAAAACTTACGTGGGAACATTCTTCGTTTTTACAGATTATTTAAGAGCGGCCGTTCGTTTAGCAGCAATTTCTAAATTACCAGTAACTTATGTCTTTACACACGATTCAGTTGCCGTTGGAGAAGATGGGCCAACACATGAACCTGTGGAACATCTTTCAAGTTTACGTGGTATGTCTAATTTGACTGTATTGCGTCCTGCTGATGGCAATGAAGTGGTTGCTGCCTGGAAGATTGCACTAACTTCAACAGATCACCCAACAATGTTAGTCTTATCTCGTCAGAATTTACCTGTTTTACCTAAAACAAAAGAATTGGCGCAAGATAATGTTATTAAGGGTGCCTATGTACTTTCTCCACAAGATGGTGAAGTTCCAGAAGGAATTTTAATTGCAACAGGTTCTGAAGTTGCATTAGCAATGGAATCACAAAAAGTTCTTAAAGCAGCCGGAAAAGATGTTTCTGTCGTTTCTATGCCAAGTTTTGATTTGTTTGAAAAACAAAATGCTGCTTACAAAGAATCTGTTCTTCCAAATATAGTTCGTAAACGTGTTTCTATCGAAATGGGTTCAAGTTTCGGATGGGAACGTTATGTAGGATTAGATGGGACTATGATTGCTATTGACAAATATGGTGCAAGTGCACCTGGAGATAAAGTCATCAAAGAATATGGATTTACAGTGGATAATATTATTGAAAAGTACAATGAACTATAA